aaattacttttcaaatttaaattgtatttacaaaaattaaaaaatttaacataatttcATATATTAATATCTTTATCAAATCATTCTTTAAGTTATATCGTTCAAAACTCATTTACCCACCCATCAAACATTCTGTCTATCAACTCCATCAAACATTATGTCTATCAACTTCAGcattaaaattataaacattACTTTACCAACATATAATAGTGTACACGATGACAACTTCATAATAAACATTCAGATCTTATTTATATGTAGATTCTGGCAAAAACTTATAGATAACATAATACATGATAGAGTAGCCAGAGAGAAGAACATAGTACATTATATGTCCACCTGCTACTCTTTTATTCTACACAAAATCATGATCAaaacaaacaacaaaataaataaatacaagaaaACAGAGCGAGTTTTAACTTTTGTTTAGTAGCATATTGAACAAACCCACACTCAAAATTAAAGTACTTCTCTTGTACCATATTATTAAGGCTTTGGCTGCAGCTTCTTATACATACTAACCACATTTAGTAGAAGTCATCAAGTGACAAATTTTCAACAGAACCAAAGGTTTCAGTTGGGCCGATCCTTGAAAAATTAGTCATTGATCCGCCCAAAAAGTCAAGAGGACTATCATTTGAGAATGTAGTCTCATATATGAATGACATGCCTGTAGTGTCATTCAAAGCTGGGTAAGTCAAGCTGAAACAACCAGGTTTGCTAACTTCGTAATCATTAAGGAAGATATCATTTGCCATGTCGCTAGTTTCTTCCATAAATTCATCTTGATCAGAAACTTTCTTTGCTTGAATGACCTACAAACATGTAACATGTTAAATAACGTGATGATAAGAAATTGGTTATAGATCTTATTAGGTCTTTGAAAAGTTAACTCCATCTCTAAATCTGTTCATTTACAaaaattacctatatttttGTATACTATCTTATCCAAAGTAATAGATACTTAATTGAcagaataaaaggaaaaaaaaaaaaccggaacATACATAATTATGATTTCGACTATCTTGGTAAACCATAATAGAATCTCCCATCCGAAGAGCATGTGCGTTAACAAATTCTCCTGAAAAGATTCAACACAGAATATACTATAATTAGTAATGTTCAAATATTTCGAAATAATTTGAACTTATAATATTAGTAATTTAATGACATACCAGTGTTTTCAAGGACGTACATGCGACTATTATTGTTGGGCCAAAATCTACATTTTTGGAAATCAATACAAGTAAATTTAAGTTTGTaggattaataaattaaaaatcttaaacaGTACAGTTTGTTTAAATGAAAAGGTAAATTGTATATTCAACCAATGTTAATGTAAAACATAAGAAAAGTATTGtatattcattttttgttttataccAAAAAAAATGACATACACTCTTCTACTATGCTATTAGATGGATGTAAGACCATGTTTTTATGAGATATAAGTTCACTTTTTTAGAAGGAAAGAGAACGAGTATaaactataaatttcaaaataaaatacaagatAAGGATTCAAATAGATTCTCACTCTATTAATTTAACTGACCATAAATAATACACACCTGTACTTAAAACTCCAAACATGAATGCCATCGAGGTCATCCATGCTGATAAGAATTCCTTCCTTTGAttcaagaggaggaagaaaagcCTCTGCTGCTTTCTGCAAATTATTTAGTTATCCTATATTATTTCAttcattaaatatataatacgATATATAATGTAATGAGTATAATTAGACTCCTTATAACAcaattgtatttattaaatttaacaaagTCAATGTCAGCGAAAAACAAACCTTTGGCAATACCATCCTCCTGAGAGAACTAACATCACTGTTCTTTAACTCCTTTTGAAAAAGGAATCTCAAGCTTGTATGATCAATTACCTAAAAGCACTCAAATAAAATTGTAAAggtaatttatgtttttattctaataaagaAATTTGCAATATTAAACTAGAGAATTTAGGTAAATGCCACTAAATGATGGAACAAAATATAGTAAATTATAACAAACATGTTACACCATTTATTAGCTTTAACTAAAATTTGTGTAACTAAAACACCACTATATGCTCCTCATATAAACATAAGATGAGTCCATACCTACTAGAGTGCCCAAAGCATTGTCTAACATGGTTAATACATGCCATCAATTACTAGAGTTTCCAAATTTGAAGTTATTAATTCAATGTTACACAACTAATTGTAATGTACAATTATTACAAATAGATGTGATTTGGAGTTGGAtattttagtgtatttttaAGTAGTAAAGCTACATATCCAAGTTTTTTTATGAACCAAGTTCAATCAAGTTAAATAATAAGACatagaataactaatttttattgattttagaCCAACTTAATTGATTAAAAGAAACACTTGGATGTATAAcattattcatttttaaaattacttcaaaatacataattataaaaGTTGTACACAAATTAGTTGATGTATatgtgtaaaaaataaattaaaaaaacaccaattttcaatttatttaaagtATAACACCAActatttagaaaacaaaaagtaggaATATTTAACTTCCAAGGATGAGAGTATTAATGAGATGAATCGGTTAGAAAAATCATGTAATCTATATTTGTATAAACGAGagtataaaaagtaattaaGAAAGTATGAAATtacatctaaaaaaaattattgaacaaaactaatattattttcacaagataattagtatttattcaGACATAAACATATTATTGTTAGATCAAATTATTCAGATTATATATCACACtcatcttttatttaataaactCTCTCGCCGCCTTAACTTGAAAGGGATATAGATAGACACCAATTTAAAGtgtgtaaaaaattttaaattaaaataaaactgcCAAATAtattacaataatttttaaGTTCCCAtcgtaattaattttttttttgggctcGTATCTTAACATCGTATAGATTATTTGTACTGTATaacttctttttaaaaaaaattatcttttttttgtattcgtCTAGGTTCTTTAGTAGTACAATCTGACACAAGTGTACTTGCTTGTAACTACTTGTTTTCATTcaatatgtatatatttgacaacaaaaacaaaaagaaacaaagaatagGAATAGTCCATCTTTTtaagtttcttttccttttaagtTTTGTAAAgaagaaattcaatttttaaaataaataaataaaataaaaatgactgCTGGAgaactatatatatgtactcCAAGTCTAtgtagttattaaaaaaaatataaatatactccAAGTCTATGCATAAATCTTGAAAAAATTTCTTGATTTGTCTCCTTCCACAACATTATTCAACAATAATCCTTAATTATAATGGTTCCAAAGGGTTTGAGAGAtagaataaatcaattttttaaaaacagaaCTGATTAAATTCCTGTGCTAGCTAGCTGTTTATTCAAAATATGTTGATCTCAACGATAAAGTATGAAAATTCTTAAAAGCCTTCTCATTCAGCATTGGAAAAGAGTAATAAAgattgatttaattaaataagtttGACAACCAATAAACACAAGAAGCACTTCTAAAAAGAAAGCACAAAGTtcattcctttttctttattttttttccctctACAAATCCAACCATGACAAATAATggtcataataataatttctgAAACAACCAATTAATTCTTTTCTAAAAAACTCataagaaaagaattttttttaaaaacaaaggtAGCTAGATCTcccaattttaattaaatatggaCGCTTAATTGTTAGATCTTGTTCATGCTAAGGACTCggagagaaaacaaaaataatattaaaagaaaaagggggAAATAAACTCACACGTGCGGGATTATGAGTAGGCACGTGAGGGGAGGTATTAGTAGTAGTGGAAGGACCAACAGCAgcagaaggaagaagaagaggaggaggagaaagtgtcggtggtggtggtggtggtggtgtatCAGAAGATTGCCCTGAAGAAGAAAGAGGTGGAAAAAGAGTAGTGGTGGGGGTGGTGGTGTTAGCGTGGAACTGAAGGTGCATCAGTGTTGGTGAGGACCTCCTCCTCATCCTAGCCATTCTCCTCTTCCTATGCACGTTTCCAAAGGTGGCAACAAGCCCAACCTCCTGCTCCTGCTCCTGCTCCTGCTGGTACTGAATATCATGATGATGGAGGATCCGACCCGGTTCCGATGATGACCCGTTATGGAGAATGGTAGTAGTTATGATcctgttggtgttggtgttgttCCCTTGAACGGTGACAGAAGAGGGAAGAAGGTCGTGAGCGTCAACACCTGCCACGAAGGCACAGGCCTCGGTTTTCTGAAGAAGCAAGTTTTCTCTTCCTTGTCCCTGATCCATCATCAttagggttttccttttctttctttttttggggTGTCTCTCTCTATAAACAGTGGAAGTGGCTTTTGGTTTtctgttctctctctctctacgaGTGTGAGTGTTTGTGCAAATATGGATAGATGATGATagaatgaatgaaagaaagaaagaaagaaagggtgTTATAAGGACGCTCGGCAATCACGAACGGGTGTGGGGTTTGGTGTTCAAACAGATCAATGGTGGACTGTCTTTCAAAGGGTTTTTTTGAGTGTGTTGATTACAGGGACTGGTTTTTATGACATTTGTGCATCCTGCATTCTCCCAATTCCAATCCTCTCTCCCACTCTACCTCTACTACTCCACccacttttacttttttttaccaCAACATaaattctctctttctctctcttgacagatttttatttgtaaatggGTTATGGGTAATGGGGTTTGGATCATATCATATCATAGGAGTTTTGGTTGCAAAATGTGAGGAAGGTTCACGCTTAGATGGTTAAATGTTGGCTAGTTTCTTTTGGCTCTTTCTTTACCCTTACCCTCtgctctctcttttttctctttctaataaataataacgaGGACagatagagaaaattaaaagaaagcaggGAAAGGGGGTTAACTAAACTAAACTAGCTAGAAGAATGGTGTGGTGAATATGGGTTGGTGTAAGAATGGAACCAGGGTTGGCATAGGGGTTAGtgcggtggtggtggtggttagAGAATGCCCAAACAGCTTATGACGGATGTATGGTGGATTCTGCCGAAACATGGGGCTTCAGAATCCACTCCACCTGTTGCAAAAGTTCTGATCTCTACACACCCCCACATTCACAGAATTGAAATCAATGGGACGTGAAGAGTGAGGGTGTTTTTGCCTTTGCACGCATTAATATTCCCCACACTCACTCACTACCATATACTATACACTCTCTTAGCTtagctttattattatttctctcgcattttcaaaatgaaattaaatagaGACATTTGCTTAACTTTAGGAGGAATGGTGGAAGAAAAGTGGGGGTATTGAACAACAACGGGAAGATGCTCCTGTGTTTTAAAGTTTTGATGGGAGAATGAAAACCAGGGTGCATGGTATGGACGACACAAAAAAACAGGTAGCTGCCTATATTACGAGTTGGCGTAACTGTTGTTGTAGTATTAAGGGAAGAGAGAGATCCTGTGTTTGCATGTACCAACCGTTACAGTGCTACACGCAGGAGTTTGCCATGTGGCTCAAGTTTTAACTAACACGGTGTGATTTTTATTATGCGGTTGCAAgtgtgtttttgtggaaaaaaaaattatgctcCTCACTACTTAAtacttatattatatttttacaattaaattattttttatctatttgagagattaatttaatttttttagaaaaaagagagaaataaaaatacatagaAAGAATAAtctactaattaattattataagtgAAGTGTATAAAGGTGAAGATATTAATTGAAATGCCAAAATATCATTTCTTAATAACTTTCCTGTTAGATGGAGTGTCCACATACACAGAATACCAAATTGGAGTTATTGAAGGTGTGTTCATCAAGAATTtggtttatgtatatatatacactaaagttttgaaaaaaaaacaaaaatctttaAAGAGTTTGATTTTATTcaagaatttattattattctaaagagaaagaaattataaaatattattcagAGAAAAGGaagtttggaattttttataCTAAGTATTTAAACTCCTAAAATATctatttctttatatttttacattgaaatattttaataaaattttaatcaattttatctCTCTAAATATAAAggtttataatatataataaattttagtaaataataaCAGGATAATAATATACtataagttattattttttattttttattttaaattcataaataatagCAAATTAATAATCTTAAACATTATAGTTTCTTCGACTTCTAATTTCTTCTCAAAGTATTAATTATCCTTTCTTCTTATGAGTACAGCTAAATATCTTCAGAGTATTATGTGGATTGTTTCTACCactagtaaaaatattattttacacAAGAGttgaaattaatataaaaaataatattgtttacaataaactttataattataattataatcataCAGTCTCTTATgacattcatattttttaattttaatataaaatcatcaataataatttttaaaataaaaataaattattatttttattgacattaaaattattttaaattctaaaaacacATGTACAACTCAAGGTAGAGAGTACAAATAAATCATGTCTTTTGTTGTGCGATTGTTTTGTTTACAGTATGTTGCAGAGCAGAGGATAAACTGTGAAGAGAAGGCGTTTGTTTGCATTCTGCATTGTGTAGTTCGCTTGTTCTGTTAGCTGGTATATGGAATCTAAAATACGGTGGCTAAAACACTTGGAGACCATGCACAGGTAATTGTGAATCAATCAATAAATGATAGACGAATTTGTAGCTTCGTTATCTTTTTTCGTCGGCAAAAACTAATTAACAAATCTTTTCAACACAGTATCACTGTGACTTAATTTACTGATGGATTTACTTCTATAGTCTTGTGGATTTTAACAGTTCAACTTGTCTTAGGAgcaaatttatttcaaaatgaccaaaaaataaacaaaaataaaatttttttattcttttaaaaatacaagTTTATTCttatagaaaataatattagaggatattgattataaatataaataaactctGAAAAAAATCTTTCCAGTGAGgtgtatctttatttttcaaaattaacttcaatatttttgtattttttaaaattttttattatttttagaagtttttaaaattgagtTCTTGTTCGTATTAATTGGTCAAAAAATTTcagataat
This portion of the Arachis duranensis cultivar V14167 chromosome 6, aradu.V14167.gnm2.J7QH, whole genome shotgun sequence genome encodes:
- the LOC107494712 gene encoding B3 domain-containing transcription factor FUS3, translating into MMMDQGQGRENLLLQKTEACAFVAGVDAHDLLPSSVTVQGNNTNTNRIITTTILHNGSSSEPGRILHHHDIQYQQEQEQEQEVGLVATFGNVHRKRRMARMRRRSSPTLMHLQFHANTTTPTTTLFPPLSSSGQSSDTPPPPPPPTLSPPPLLLPSAAVGPSTTTNTSPHVPTHNPARVIDHTSLRFLFQKELKNSDVSSLRRMVLPKKAAEAFLPPLESKEGILISMDDLDGIHVWSFKYRFWPNNNSRMYVLENTGEFVNAHALRMGDSIMVYQDSRNHNYVIQAKKVSDQDEFMEETSDMANDIFLNDYEVSKPGCFSLTYPALNDTTGMSFIYETTFSNDSPLDFLGGSMTNFSRIGPTETFGSVENLSLDDFY